The Primulina tabacum isolate GXHZ01 chromosome 16, ASM2559414v2, whole genome shotgun sequence genome window below encodes:
- the LOC142528845 gene encoding O-methyltransferase 1, chloroplastic isoform X2, translated as MNCCSSALTMVVFSWFPHPMAALCLRHVSLFYAPKTIKKCVINAKLETEKDDLLFQNAMQRASLRLKETLRADPLFVDPYIECLSPPDILADANCGLHKHCLATKFIDDKLVNVMRTNEELRQVVLMTDGMDTRPYKLNWPASTVLFDVSPERIFKQSVQKLEDVGAKIPRRCLLLHVPSETSDIQQHLQSKGFNGSRPSVWVFQGFPILSLANFKDILNVVSNLATKGCLLFGEMPVWLGDIENGTTSTTRIDKLFMGHGLRVELLDYEEVAHNLGKELAGDRYINTLFVAEKLQYSDDQMSFWRTELQRIEEEGDEEGFEEL; from the exons ATGAATTGCTGCAGTTCTGCACTCACTATGGTTGTTTTCTCGTGGTTTCCACATCCCATGGCTGCTTTATGTTTGCGGCACGTATCGCTATTCTATGCTCCCAAGACGATAAAAAAATGTGTTATTAACGCCAAGCTCGAGACTGAAAAAGACGATTTGTTATTCCAAAACGCAATGCAACGTGCTTCTCTTCGTCTCAAGGAGACCCTTCGTGCAG ATCCTCTGTTTGTAGATCCATACATTGAATGCCTTTCACCTCCTGATATTCTAGCTGATGCAAATTGTGGTCTGCACAAGCACTGCCTTGCTACCAAGTTTATTGATGACAAATTGGTCAACGTGATGAGGACAAACGAAGAGCTTAGGCAG GTTGTGTTGATGACTGATGGAATGGATACACGACCTTACAAGCTCAATTGGCCAGCATCAACCGTACTATTTGATGTGTCTCCCGAAAGAATATTCAAACAATCAGTACAGAAACTCGAAG ATGTTGGGGCTAAGATTCCGAGAAGGTGCTTGCTCCTTCACGTGCCATCTGAAACATCTGACATTCAGCAACATTTACAAAGCAAAGGATTTAATGGTTCCAGACCTAGCGTCTGGGTTTTCCAG GGATTTCCAATATTGAGTTTGGCTaattttaaagatattttaaacGTGGTCAGTAATTTAGCCACGAAGGGATGTCTCTTGTTTGGGGAAATGCCTGTTTGGTTGGGTGATATTGAAAATGGAACCACG TCCACAACGAGGATCGATAAGCTCTTCATGGGACATGGTTTGCGGGTGGAGCTCCTGGATTATGAGGAAGTTGCTCATAACCTTGGGAAAGAATTGGCAGGGGATAGATACATTAATACGCTTTTTGTTGCAGAGAAGCTGCAATATTCTGACGATCAG ATGTCATTTTGGAGGACAGAGTTGCAAAGGATAGAAGAAGAAGGTGACGAAGAAGGATTTGAAGAGCTCTGA
- the LOC142528845 gene encoding O-methyltransferase 1, chloroplastic isoform X3, with protein MVVFSWFPHPMAALCLRHVSLFYAPKTIKKCVINAKLETEKDDLLFQNAMQRASLRLKETLRADPLFVDPYIECLSPPDILADANCGLHKHCLATKFIDDKLVNVMRTNEELRQVVLMTDGMDTRPYKLNWPASTVLFDVSPERIFKQSVQKLEDVGAKIPRRCLLLHVPSETSDIQQHLQSKGFNGSRPSVWVFQGFPILSLANFKDILNVVSNLATKGCLLFGEMPVWLGDIENGTTSTTRIDKLFMGHGLRVELLDYEEVAHNLGKELAGDRYINTLFVAEKLQYSDDQMSFWRTELQRIEEEGDEEGFEEL; from the exons ATGGTTGTTTTCTCGTGGTTTCCACATCCCATGGCTGCTTTATGTTTGCGGCACGTATCGCTATTCTATGCTCCCAAGACGATAAAAAAATGTGTTATTAACGCCAAGCTCGAGACTGAAAAAGACGATTTGTTATTCCAAAACGCAATGCAACGTGCTTCTCTTCGTCTCAAGGAGACCCTTCGTGCAG ATCCTCTGTTTGTAGATCCATACATTGAATGCCTTTCACCTCCTGATATTCTAGCTGATGCAAATTGTGGTCTGCACAAGCACTGCCTTGCTACCAAGTTTATTGATGACAAATTGGTCAACGTGATGAGGACAAACGAAGAGCTTAGGCAG GTTGTGTTGATGACTGATGGAATGGATACACGACCTTACAAGCTCAATTGGCCAGCATCAACCGTACTATTTGATGTGTCTCCCGAAAGAATATTCAAACAATCAGTACAGAAACTCGAAG ATGTTGGGGCTAAGATTCCGAGAAGGTGCTTGCTCCTTCACGTGCCATCTGAAACATCTGACATTCAGCAACATTTACAAAGCAAAGGATTTAATGGTTCCAGACCTAGCGTCTGGGTTTTCCAG GGATTTCCAATATTGAGTTTGGCTaattttaaagatattttaaacGTGGTCAGTAATTTAGCCACGAAGGGATGTCTCTTGTTTGGGGAAATGCCTGTTTGGTTGGGTGATATTGAAAATGGAACCACG TCCACAACGAGGATCGATAAGCTCTTCATGGGACATGGTTTGCGGGTGGAGCTCCTGGATTATGAGGAAGTTGCTCATAACCTTGGGAAAGAATTGGCAGGGGATAGATACATTAATACGCTTTTTGTTGCAGAGAAGCTGCAATATTCTGACGATCAG ATGTCATTTTGGAGGACAGAGTTGCAAAGGATAGAAGAAGAAGGTGACGAAGAAGGATTTGAAGAGCTCTGA
- the LOC142528845 gene encoding O-methyltransferase 1, chloroplastic isoform X1: MLRIRNGFYFSNGSSALTMVVFSWFPHPMAALCLRHVSLFYAPKTIKKCVINAKLETEKDDLLFQNAMQRASLRLKETLRADPLFVDPYIECLSPPDILADANCGLHKHCLATKFIDDKLVNVMRTNEELRQVVLMTDGMDTRPYKLNWPASTVLFDVSPERIFKQSVQKLEDVGAKIPRRCLLLHVPSETSDIQQHLQSKGFNGSRPSVWVFQGFPILSLANFKDILNVVSNLATKGCLLFGEMPVWLGDIENGTTSTTRIDKLFMGHGLRVELLDYEEVAHNLGKELAGDRYINTLFVAEKLQYSDDQMSFWRTELQRIEEEGDEEGFEEL, encoded by the exons ATGCTTCGGATTAGAAATGGTTTCTATTTCTCCAACGGCAG TTCTGCACTCACTATGGTTGTTTTCTCGTGGTTTCCACATCCCATGGCTGCTTTATGTTTGCGGCACGTATCGCTATTCTATGCTCCCAAGACGATAAAAAAATGTGTTATTAACGCCAAGCTCGAGACTGAAAAAGACGATTTGTTATTCCAAAACGCAATGCAACGTGCTTCTCTTCGTCTCAAGGAGACCCTTCGTGCAG ATCCTCTGTTTGTAGATCCATACATTGAATGCCTTTCACCTCCTGATATTCTAGCTGATGCAAATTGTGGTCTGCACAAGCACTGCCTTGCTACCAAGTTTATTGATGACAAATTGGTCAACGTGATGAGGACAAACGAAGAGCTTAGGCAG GTTGTGTTGATGACTGATGGAATGGATACACGACCTTACAAGCTCAATTGGCCAGCATCAACCGTACTATTTGATGTGTCTCCCGAAAGAATATTCAAACAATCAGTACAGAAACTCGAAG ATGTTGGGGCTAAGATTCCGAGAAGGTGCTTGCTCCTTCACGTGCCATCTGAAACATCTGACATTCAGCAACATTTACAAAGCAAAGGATTTAATGGTTCCAGACCTAGCGTCTGGGTTTTCCAG GGATTTCCAATATTGAGTTTGGCTaattttaaagatattttaaacGTGGTCAGTAATTTAGCCACGAAGGGATGTCTCTTGTTTGGGGAAATGCCTGTTTGGTTGGGTGATATTGAAAATGGAACCACG TCCACAACGAGGATCGATAAGCTCTTCATGGGACATGGTTTGCGGGTGGAGCTCCTGGATTATGAGGAAGTTGCTCATAACCTTGGGAAAGAATTGGCAGGGGATAGATACATTAATACGCTTTTTGTTGCAGAGAAGCTGCAATATTCTGACGATCAG ATGTCATTTTGGAGGACAGAGTTGCAAAGGATAGAAGAAGAAGGTGACGAAGAAGGATTTGAAGAGCTCTGA
- the LOC142528845 gene encoding O-methyltransferase 1, chloroplastic isoform X4 has product MVSISPTADPLFVDPYIECLSPPDILADANCGLHKHCLATKFIDDKLVNVMRTNEELRQVVLMTDGMDTRPYKLNWPASTVLFDVSPERIFKQSVQKLEDVGAKIPRRCLLLHVPSETSDIQQHLQSKGFNGSRPSVWVFQGFPILSLANFKDILNVVSNLATKGCLLFGEMPVWLGDIENGTTSTTRIDKLFMGHGLRVELLDYEEVAHNLGKELAGDRYINTLFVAEKLQYSDDQMSFWRTELQRIEEEGDEEGFEEL; this is encoded by the exons ATGGTTTCTATTTCTCCAACGGCAG ATCCTCTGTTTGTAGATCCATACATTGAATGCCTTTCACCTCCTGATATTCTAGCTGATGCAAATTGTGGTCTGCACAAGCACTGCCTTGCTACCAAGTTTATTGATGACAAATTGGTCAACGTGATGAGGACAAACGAAGAGCTTAGGCAG GTTGTGTTGATGACTGATGGAATGGATACACGACCTTACAAGCTCAATTGGCCAGCATCAACCGTACTATTTGATGTGTCTCCCGAAAGAATATTCAAACAATCAGTACAGAAACTCGAAG ATGTTGGGGCTAAGATTCCGAGAAGGTGCTTGCTCCTTCACGTGCCATCTGAAACATCTGACATTCAGCAACATTTACAAAGCAAAGGATTTAATGGTTCCAGACCTAGCGTCTGGGTTTTCCAG GGATTTCCAATATTGAGTTTGGCTaattttaaagatattttaaacGTGGTCAGTAATTTAGCCACGAAGGGATGTCTCTTGTTTGGGGAAATGCCTGTTTGGTTGGGTGATATTGAAAATGGAACCACG TCCACAACGAGGATCGATAAGCTCTTCATGGGACATGGTTTGCGGGTGGAGCTCCTGGATTATGAGGAAGTTGCTCATAACCTTGGGAAAGAATTGGCAGGGGATAGATACATTAATACGCTTTTTGTTGCAGAGAAGCTGCAATATTCTGACGATCAG ATGTCATTTTGGAGGACAGAGTTGCAAAGGATAGAAGAAGAAGGTGACGAAGAAGGATTTGAAGAGCTCTGA